In Vicinamibacterales bacterium, the DNA window GGCATCAAGAAGGTGTGCCTCGAACTCGGCGGCAAGTCCGCCTTCGTCGTCCTGGACGATGCGCCGTTCGAGAAGGCGATTCCTGCGGGCGTGAACAACTGCATGCAGAACTCGGGTCAGACGTGCTCGGCGTGGACGCGCATGCTGGTGCCCCGGGCGCGCCACGACCAGGCGGTGGAGCTGGCGAAGGGCCAGTTGGCCAAGCTCACGATGGGCGATCCGTTCGACAAGAACACGCGCCTCGGGCCGCTGGCGTCAGCGGGACAGCGCGACAGCGTGCTCGGCTTCATCGAGCAGGGCAGGCAGGAAGGCGCGACGCTGGTCGCCGGCGGCGGCCGACCCGCCGCACCCGCTACAGGCTATTACGTGGAGCCCACCATTTTCGCCAACGTCGACAACCGGATGGCCATCGCGCAGGAGGAGATCTTCGGCCCGGTGCTCGCCATCATTCCGTACGACACTGAGGCTGATGCGGTGGCGATCGCCAACGACTCACCCTACGGTCTTGCCGGCGGCGTGTGGGCGGGAACGGCCGAGCGCGCCCTGGCCGTCGCCAAGCAGTTGCGCACGGGCCAGGTGGACATCAACGGCGGCCGATTCAACGTACTGGCGCCGTTTGGCGGCTACAAAAAGTCTGGCATCGGCCGCGAGATCGGGCCGCTCGCCCTCGAAGAATTCTTCCAGCTGAAATCGATTCAGCGTTAACCTCACGAGACCTTCGCCATGTTCGCGTTCCTTGCGGGTCTTGCCGCCGGTCTGCTCCACGTCTTCTCGGGACCGGACCACCTCGCCGCCGTCGCGCCGCTGGCCACGGATCGCGAGCGCGGCCAGTGGGTCACCGGTTTGCAGTGGGGCATCGGCCACACACTCGGCGTGCTCCTGATCGCGACGCTGCTGTTGCTGATCAAGGAACAGCTTCCCGTCGACGCCATCTCCGTCTACAGCGAACGCATTGTCGGCGTCTCGTTGATTGCGATTGGCGGGTGGGGCGTTCGACGGGCGTGGGTGCAAAGGCGCTCGAGCGCTGACGCGCACGCCCACTCACACAGCCATGCCGGGGCGTCGTTCACCATGGGCGCCATTCACGGGCTCGCCGGGAGCTCCCATTTGTTCGGCGTGTTGCCGGCGCTCGCGTTCCCGTCGCGTGCGGCGTCCGCGCTCTACCTCGCCGGCTTCGGCGTCGGCGCCATCGCCGGCATGACCGCGTTCTCCGCCGCGGTTGGCCTGCTGTCAACGCGCATGGGCCGGCGGCACCGCAGCTACGGCGGCCTGCTGTATGCGACGTCGGCGGCGGCCCTCGTGGTCGGCGGCGTCTGGCTGGTCGGGCATTGAAGCCCACCTTCGCCAAGGCTTCCACCTCCGCCAAGGCTACGGCGGACAAGACGGTGGGCAAGCAGCTGCCGGGCGTCCTGGCCGCGGTGGTCGTAATGCTCGCGGGTTTCTGGCTGGCGGATCAGATTGGCCACGCCATTCTCGCCGCGCAGGGCCTCACCGGCAGCAGCCCGGTGTCGGGCGTTCCCGTGGCCATCGTCCTGGGCCTGCTGCTGCGCAACACCTTGCCGCTGCCGGCCTCGCTCAACCCGGGCCTCAAGTTCGCGACCACCACCATCCTCCGCGCCGGCATCGTGCTCGTCGGCATCCGCTTGAGTTTCTTCGACGTGCTCAAGCTGGGCATCGCCGGCCTGCCGGTGGTGCTGGCGGCCATCGCCACGGGCTTGCTGTTTGTGACGTGGTTCAACAAGAAGCTGGGCCTGCCGCCCCGATTAGGCACGCTGATCGCCGCCGGCACGAGTATTTGCGGCGTGACCGCGATTGTGTCGGTGGCGCCGGCCATTGAAGCCGACGAACGCGAAGTCGCTTACGCCGTGGCGAACGTCGTGGCTTTCGGTCTGTTCGGGATGTTGTTCTATCCCTATCTGGCGCACTCGGTGCTCGGCTCGTCCGAGACCATCGGCTTGTTCCTCGGCACCGCCGTGCACGACACCTCGCAGGTGGTGGGCGCGGCCCTCACCTACAAGCAGGTCTACGGAGATGACGTGGTCTTGCGCGTCGCCACGGTCACCAAGCTGACGCGCAACATCTTCCTCGCGGTCGTGATTCCCGTGCTGACGTGGCTGCACCTCAAGTCGACGCAGTCCGCCACCGGCATCGTGAGGAAGATCTCTTGGAGGGCGCTGGTGCCCGGCTTCGTGATCGGGTTCCTGGCAATGGCGGTCGTGCGATCGATTGGTGATGCGACGCTGCGAGCCAGCGGCGCCGCGTTTGGAATCTGGGATGCCCTCATGTGGGCGTCGATCACGAAGCAACTGGGCGACTACTGGGCGTCGCAGATTCTCCTCGGCACGGCGATGGCCGCGGTCGGCCTCAACACGAGCTTCGCGGTGTTCAAGGGCGTGGGGCTGAAGCCGTTCGCGGTGGGCATGGCCGGCGCGCTCGCCGTCGGTTCCGTCGGCATGCTGATGGCCGTGATCTTTGGGCGATTCGTGCACCTGTAATTACATCTGGTCTCCTGAGCCAGGGCCAGCGGTTCGCGCCGCGCTTCACGGCAGCAGGCTGGGGTGCGTGAACTGCACGAGCCTGAGGACCGCCTTGTCCATGGCGGCGTCGATCTCCCGCGACGGCACGCGGAAGCCGCCGACGATGAACGAGAAGACAATCGGCTCGCCGTCCGCGGTGAGGAGGTACCCCGCCAGCGACCTTACCTGTGACATCGATCCCGTCTTCGCCCACACCCGGCCCTCGGCCGGCGTGCCTTTCAGGCGCCGCTCGAGGTTGCCGCTGACGCCGGCCACCGGCAGCGCGGAGCGGAAGTTCTCGGCCATTGCGGGATCAAGAAAGGTGTAGGTGAGAAGCCCGATCAGCGCGTCGGCCGTCAGGTAGTCGTAACGCGACAGTCCCGAGCCGTCACGGGCGATGTAGTAATCGGGAGAGATGCCCCACCGGCGGAGCGTCTCGTTGACGTTCGCGAGCCCGCCTTCCGAGGTCGCCGGCGCACCGGGCGGCGACATCGATCGCAGCAGGGTCTCGGCGTAGATGTTGCGGCTCCACTTGAGCGTGACGTCGACGATCTCCGCGAGTGGCGCGGAGCGATCCTCCAGCAGCAGCGTCGCCCTGGACAGGTCCGGCGCCACGCGCAGATCGTCGATGTCGATCGGATTGCCGCCCACGAAGATGTCGTGCCGCGCCAGCGCTTCGCGCATCGCGTTGAGGTACAGCAAGGTGGGATTGGGGACGGCGGCGTACTCGGTGATCGGCGGCGCGCCGAGGGCCACCTGGCCGCGCACCTTCAAGATCGGAGACCCGGGGACGCGTTCGAGCGAGACGCTGCTTTCGGCGCCGGCGGCGGCGGTGACCACGGCGTGATCGATGGTGAGCCCGCTTCCCGGTGGCGACACGGTGATGATCGCGCGACCGCCGACCTCGGTGGTCGGGCCAATCGATAACTCGACCTGGTTCTCGTTGTACTGCAGCGCGCTCACCGGCGCGCCATAGCCCTGGGCGAGGTCGTCCCATGCCCAGCCGAGTCCCCAGCCGGGTTCGGCAAACGCGTTGTCGTCGCCGATCAACTGGCCGCCGACGCGGCGGACGCCCTTGGCGGCGAGCTGCCTGGCCCAGTCGTCGAACGCCGACCAGCGCTGCGGGTGCCGCGGGTTGATTGTCGGGTCGCCGTTGGACACCACCACGAGGTCGCCGTCGAGCCCGCCGTCCGCCGAAATGGGGCCGGTGGCATATACGCGCGTGGTGTAGCGGTAATCCCAACCCAGGCGTTCGGCGGCGACCGCTGTGGTCAGCAGCTTCTGGTTGGAGGCGGGGACCTGGAGGCGGAAGGCGTTGTAGCTGTAGAGGGTTTCGCCGCGCTTCAACGAATGGACGGCGATCGACCAGATGCCGTGGTCCACCGTCTGCCCGGAGAAAATGTCACGGAGGTCTCGCCGGAGCAATTCATGATGGTCGGGGTTGGCGAGGGCATCCCCCAGCTTCGGCGTCGGCACTGGTGCCGGCCGCGGCTGGCGCGTGAGCGCGCACGCCGGCAGGAGCACGAGCGCAGCGATCGTCGCGGCGGCAACGAACCTGCGCTCGCCGCGCCGACTCACTTCTTCTCGCCCGCCTTGTCGGTGGCCGCCGGCGGCATCACGACCATGTCGAAGGCCAGCATGGCGGCCTCCATCGAGGCCTTGTCGATCTTCGCCACGCTCGCCTCATCGTCACGCTTGCCGAACGCGGCTTCGCCGACCTGGCCAAAGCGCACGCGCTCGAACTTGCCGTCGTCGAAGCTCGCGCTGATCACCAGGGCGGGTTTGTCGAGGCCGGTCTTGCCCTTGGCATCGACGAACGATTCCGCCTTGAGGGCCACCAGCTTGGCGAGCAGGTCGTCCATCGCCTGCGCGTTCGCGGTGTGCGAGGCGCCGCCCACGCGCGTGACCTTCCACGTGTCGGGGTCGCCCGCCTTCTCGCCCTTGACCTTTTCCAGTTCGTAGGTCTTCGGGCCGCCCGGCGCGTCGAGCCCGGCGCGGATCTTCGTCACGTAGAAGGAGCGCAGCTCGAACAGCTCCTTCTTCCGGTATTCGTCGAAGCTCTTCGTCAGGTCGCCCTGCAGCGTGGTGTCCACCGTGAACACCAGCGGCCGGGCGGCGTCACGGGCGTAGGTCTGGTCGTTCTCGGTCGTGCCGACCTCGAGCACCGTCTTGGCGCTGCCGGCGCCCACGGTGATGGTCATCACCGGCTGGTCGAGGCCGTACTTGGCAAGGTCCTTCGCGTCGGTTTCGAGGAGCTTCGACATGTTCGACGTCGACAGCCGCGTCAGCAGCCCCTCGATGGCACTGTAGTCGCTGCGCGACGGCACCGGCTTGACCACCTTCCAGTCGCTGCCCGTGCGGGCCAGTTCCATCGTGTGGTCGCCGCGCACCAGCGTGAGCGCGTCGGCCTTCTCACGGTCGAACTTCAGGATCTTCTTGTCGCGCAGGTCGAACGGCGTGCGGTTGAAGTTGGTCTCCTGGAACGACGACACCAGGAACACCTTCTTGTCGCCGCCCTTCAGCGCGTACATTTCGCCCTGGGTGGCGTTCTTGTCGCCGAGCATGAGCGAACCGGTGACACCGCCCGCCTTGAACTCCACGGCGATGGGCGGCTTGGCCAGCCCGAACTGCGCCAGGTCGGTCGGGTTCTCGTCGACGACGCGCACCAATTCGAGGTTGGCGAGCGCCTGCGCCAGGCTCACCGCCTCGGCCGGGTCGGCCTCGGTTTCGGCCGGCTGGATCATCTTCCAGCCGCCCTCGGACTTGCGCAGCAGGCTGGTCTCGCCGTTGTAAGTGAGCTTCACTTCGTCAACTGCGTCAACGGCGAGCGAGTAGACCTTTTCCTTCGCCGGCCCACCGTCAATGCCGGGCTCGGGCCGCTTCGAATCGACGAAGTAGATGTAGCCGCCCAGCCCGGCCAGGACGACGATCAGGACGATGGTCGAGGTGAGGCCGCGCATGGCCGCTTACCTTCTCCGCCACCACGTGTAGACGCCCGAGGCGAACACGATGCCGGGAATGATGAACAGGCACAGCAGCATGATGCGCTGCTGTTGATCCGCCGTCAGCGTGAGGCGCCGATCTTCCGGCTCGCGCGGGCGGATGGCGATCAGGTTCTCCTGCTGCGCCAGCCAGTTCACCGCGTTCATGAAGAAGTCGCGGTTACCCTGGATGCCGAGGCCGAAGTTGGCGGCGAAGTCCGAGTCGCCGATCGCGACGACGCGCGATTCCGGCTTGCGCTCGGCATCCGGCGCGGCCGGGCTGCCGTTGGCGGCCGGTGGCGCGGGTGCGGCGGTGGCCGCCGCCGACACCGCGGCGCCGAGCGTGATCGGTCCCATCTTGTCGCCCTGGTCGGCGTTGAACGCGACCTGGGCGCCGCCGGTTCCCGACAGCGAGGACAGGTCGGCCTCGGACCAGCTCTGCGCGCTGGTGCTCACCAGCGGCTGCGCGGTGTGGCTGTTCGAACCGCCCTCGATCGGCGTCATCGAGCGCGCCATCGGATACGCGGTCACCAGGCGGAAGCCCTCGCTAATCGCGTGCGGCGGGTACTGCGCCGCCACCGGCACCGAAGCGTCGGTGCCGAGCATCTGCCCCATGCCGCTGGCGTCCAGCACCACGTCGTTGCCGGCCATGATGCCCCAGTCGGCGAGGAACTGCGTCAGCAGCGGATGCGTGGACGGCCCCGGCTTCGCCTCGGGGTCGAGCAGCACCATCACCTTGCCGCCGCCGGCGACATAGGCGTTGAGCGCTTCGATCTCGGGCGGGAAGAAGTCGGTGCTTGGCCCGGCAATCACCACGACCGTGGCGTCGGCGGGCACCGTCTTCTGCTGCACCAGCACCAGGGATTCCATCCCGTAGTTGTCGCCGGTCAGCGCCTGGCCGATGCTGCTGTAGCCGGCGCGATCGGTGCCGGCAGTGTCTTTCTCGCTGTGGCCTTGCGTGAAGTACACCTTCTTGGCCGCGCCGGTCACCACCTTGATCAGGGCGTTGGTCAGCGCCTGTTCCTCGGAACTGGTCACCCGCTCCGTGCGGCCCTGGTACTGGACCAGGATGGTGCCGTACGACTGCAACTGCGCTTCTTTCGCGCGCGCCGGCTGGCGGTCCGGATCCACGTACTCGGCCTTGACGTTGGTCGAGTGATACGCGAACTCGTCGAGCCGGTCGCGGAAGCGGTCGAAGTTGGCTTCGCGGTCGAACACCACGAAAGTGACCGGCTCCTTCAGGCCCGTGAGGATCTTGATGGTCTGATCCGACAGGCTGTAGACCTGGTTGGCGGTGAAGTCCCAGCGCTTGTTCTGGCGCGTCGACAGGTAGTTCACCGCCACCAGGATGCCCAGGAACACGACGATGCTGACCAGCGACATGGTGCCGTAGCGGGCGCCGCGTCCCTTGTAGAAGTCGGCGACGTCACGCCACTGTCCCGCCATGTAGAGCAACACCGCGGCGAGGCCGGCCCACGCCATGTAGGTGGCGTACTGGTTCCACTCCGGTCGCACCAGGCGCACGGCCACCGCGCCGAACACCAGGATCGTGCCGATCCAGCCAACGACTCCGAAAATCTTGTTCGCCATGGTTAGCCTCGCCACCTTTCGCTGTCGACCGACTTCATGGTGAGGAACAAGCCGAACGCGATGAAGCTCAGGTAGTAGATCACGTGCTTGGTGTCGATGATGCCTTTCGCGAAGTCGTCGAAATGCTCCGTAATCGACAGGTGCGCCAGCACCGCCTGTGTGGTCGGGCCGACGAAGGTGCTGATCCAGTTAAGCACCCACAGCATCAGGAACACGGCGAAGGTGGCCATGGCCGCGACAATCTGGTTCTTGGTGAGGCTCGAGATGAAGAGACCGAGCGACAGGAAGCAGCCGCCCATCAGCAGCAGCCCGAGGTAGCCGGTGGCAATCGGCTTCCATTCGGGGTTGCCGAAGATGAACAGGATGGCCATGTGGATCAGCGTGATCGAGAGCATGGCGGTGTAGAGCCCCATCGCGCCGATGAACTTGCCGAGGATGATCTCGACATCGGTCAGCGGCGAGGTCAGCAGCAGCTCGATGGTGCCCGAGCGCTTCTCCTCGGAATACGTCCGCATGGTGATGAGCGGGAACACCAGCAGCATGATCACTGTGGTGTTCATGAACGCCGGGGCGACCAGCATCTGGTTGATGTTCATGGCCTGGCCGGGGTTCATCGCCGACTGCATGCTCTGCTGCTCGAAGAAGGCCAGCGGCACGTAGAAGAACCACCCGAAGAGCAGGGCGAAGAAGCCGATCAGCACGTAGCCGATGGGCGAGGAGAAGTAGGCGTTCAGCTCGCGCTGGGCGATGGCGGCGATGTTACGCACCGGCCACCTCCTCCGCTGCCGCGACGGCCGCGGGCTCCGCGGTCGCCACTTCTTCGGTCGTCAGGCTCAGGAAGATGTCTTCCAGGCTGACGCGCACTGGCCGCAGTTCGAGCAGTCCCCATCCGCCGCGGACGATCGTCGTCGCCAGCTCGCGGCGCACGTCGGCGCCCTTCTCGGTGTCGACCTCGAAGATGCCGGTGTCGTCTTTTCGATCAGCGACGTTGACGCGGACCACGCCGGTCACGCTCTGCAGCGCGCGCTGCATGTCGTCCACCGGGCCCTGCGCCTGCAGATACATGGTGACGGCGCCGCGCAGCCGTTCGGTCAGCGCATCCGGCGTGTCGATGGCCACCACCTTGCCCTTGTTGATAATCACGACCTTCTGGCAGGTCTGCGAGACCTCGGGAAGGATGTGGGTGCTGAGCACGATGGTGTGGTTGCCGGCCAGTTCGCGAATAAGCTGCCGGGTCTCGATGATCTGCTTGGGGTCGAGGCCCGCGGTGGGCTCGTCGAGGACGAGCACTTCGGGGTTATGGATGAGTGCCTGGGCGAGGCCGACGCGCTGCTTGTAGCCCTTCGAGAGCCGTCCGCAGTGGCGGTCGGCCATGTCGGCCACCCACGTCCGCTTCATCACCTCGTCCACGCGGCCCTTGATGTCCTTGCGCACGCCCTTGATCTTGGCGACGAAGGTCAGGTACTCGCGGACGGTCATGTCCGGATAGAGCGGCGGCGTTTCCGGGAGGTAACCCGTCTTGCGCTTGGCCTCGATCGGTTCCGCGAACACGTCGTGGCCGGCCACCGTCGCCGTGCCTTCGCTGGCCGGCATGTAGCCCGTGATGATGCGCATGGTGGTGGTCTTGCCCGCGCCGTTCGGGCCCAGGAAACCGAGAATCTCACCCGACTCCGCGCGGAAACTGACGTCGTCTACGGCCGTGAACGGACCGTAGCGTTTTGAGAGATGCTGAACCTCGATCACGAGGGGTCTCCGATTATGAAAAACAGTGTAAGCTCTAGACCGGTCGCGAATTAGGCGCGTCCAGCCCCCCATCCTATTCGAACCGCCTGAGCGCGGCAAGCCGGGTCATTGCGGTCATCGCGTGAGAATATCGCGTGAGAAAATACGTGAAGCGAATCCTGTTCGCGACGGTCGTGCTCCTGCTGTTGGCCGCCGCCGCCGGCTGGTGGTGGCTGCGCGGCTCCCTGCCTGCTTTGGACGGTCAACTGGCCCTGCCTGGCCTGCATGCCCCCGTGGAAATCCTCATCGACGGCTACGGCGTGCCTGCCGCCTACGCGCGCGACTCGGACGATGCGTGGTTTGCCGCGGGAGCGCTGCACGCGCGGGACCGGCTCTGGCAGATGGAGTTGTACCGGCGGGTCACCCTGGGCCGGTTGTCGGAGGTGATGGGGGAAACCACCCTCCAGATCGACCAGCGCTTCCTGACGCTCGGCCTGCGCCAGGCCGCGCAGGACGAGTGGGCGAGGGCAACGCCGGCGGTGCGGACGGCCTTGGAGCGTTACGCCGAAGGAGTGAACGCCGTGGCCTCCGCGTTGACCGGAAGGCGCCGGCCCGCGGAGCTGCAGGTGCTGGGCATCATGCCCGCGCCGTGGACGCCGGTGGATTCCCTGGCGGTGGGGCGCCTGCTCGCGTGGCGGCTGGCGGAGAACCACCAGGCGGAGCTGGTCAGGGGCGCCGTGGCCGCGAAGCTGGGCGAGACGGCGGCGAGGGAACTCGGTGGCCGCTATCCTGCGGACGGTCCGTCGATCCTGGGAGGTGTGAGTGCCCCCCAGGAGGCGACGAAGTCGCCGACTCCTACGAGCCCCGAAGGGGCGAGCCTTACCGAGGCCCGAAGGGCCGAGGCCTCGTGGCCAGCGGGCCTGGAGTGGTTAAGGCCCGGCACGAAGCGAGGAAACAGCAACAACTGGGTCGTCGCCGGCCGCAAGACGAAGAGTGGGCGGGCGATTCTCGCCAACGATCCGCACCTGCCGATCGAGTTCCCGTCCGTCTGGTACGAGCTGCACCTGGTGGCGGCGGACCTTGATGTCACGGGCGTGACGATCCCCGGCGTGCCGTTCGTGGTGCTCGGGCACAATGCGCGGGTCGGGTGGGGCATCACCAACACCAACGCCGACGTCCAGGATCTCTTCCTCGAGCGCATCGACGTGGGCAGGAAGCGTGCGTTCTCCCGCGGCGAGTGGGTGCCGGTTGAGGTGACGCCGGCCGACATTCCCATCCGCGGCCACGCGCAGCCATTCCGGTTCGAAGTCTGGAAGACGCGCAACGGCCCGATCTTCGCGGACACCGGATTGAACTGGGACGGGCCGCCCTCGTGGCTGTCGCCGGAGGGCCGGCCGTCGGACGAGCGCCGCGCGTATTCGATCCGGTGGGATGCCGGCGGAGACCTCTCGGTGTCGTTCGAGGCTATCAACCGATCGACCGACTGGACGTCGTTCACGACGGCGGTCGAGTCGTTCGCGGTGCCCTCGTCCAACCTCGTGTATGCGGACGTGGACGGCAACATCGGCTACGCGATGTCGGGCCGGCTGCCGGTGCGCGCGAGCGGGGATGGCAGCATGCCGATCGACGGCGCCAGCGGCGCCGGGGCCTGGAGCGGCACCGTGCCGGCGTCGGCGTTGCCGCGCGTGATCAATCCGCCGGCCGGGTACATCTCGTCGGCCAACAACGAAATCGATCGCGGCTTCCCGAACTTGATCACGAAGGACTGGGCAGCGCCGTTCCGCGCCACGCGCCTGCGCGATCAGTTGTCGCAGGCGGAAGGCGTGGATCTGGATGCCATGCTGGCGTTACAGAACGATCGGCGGAGCCTGGCCGCCGACAGCGTGCTGGCCGGCATCGAGAGTGCCGTGGCGTCCGCCCGCGGGCGGGACGCCGACGCGCCGTGGGTGGCCGTGCTCAACCAGCTGGCGAAGTGGGATCGCGTGGTGGACGCGCGGCCGGTGGTCACGTTGTACGAGGCGTTCGAGGACGCACTGTGGCGCCGCACCTTCGTGGACGAGATGGACGAGCCGCTGTTCCTGGCGTTCTACGAGTGGGCGGGCGCGGAGCGGTTCGCGGGCCTGCACGTCGTGCTGGCGGATCGCCAGGCGCGGTGGTTCGACGACATCACGACGGTCGATCGCCGCGAGTCGCGCGACGAGATCTTCCTGCTGGCGGCGCGCGACGCCGA includes these proteins:
- a CDS encoding putative sulfate exporter family transporter, translated to MKPTFAKASTSAKATADKTVGKQLPGVLAAVVVMLAGFWLADQIGHAILAAQGLTGSSPVSGVPVAIVLGLLLRNTLPLPASLNPGLKFATTTILRAGIVLVGIRLSFFDVLKLGIAGLPVVLAAIATGLLFVTWFNKKLGLPPRLGTLIAAGTSICGVTAIVSVAPAIEADEREVAYAVANVVAFGLFGMLFYPYLAHSVLGSSETIGLFLGTAVHDTSQVVGAALTYKQVYGDDVVLRVATVTKLTRNIFLAVVIPVLTWLHLKSTQSATGIVRKISWRALVPGFVIGFLAMAVVRSIGDATLRASGAAFGIWDALMWASITKQLGDYWASQILLGTAMAAVGLNTSFAVFKGVGLKPFAVGMAGALAVGSVGMLMAVIFGRFVHL
- the dacB gene encoding D-alanyl-D-alanine carboxypeptidase/D-alanyl-D-alanine-endopeptidase, which produces MSRRGERRFVAAATIAALVLLPACALTRQPRPAPVPTPKLGDALANPDHHELLRRDLRDIFSGQTVDHGIWSIAVHSLKRGETLYSYNAFRLQVPASNQKLLTTAVAAERLGWDYRYTTRVYATGPISADGGLDGDLVVVSNGDPTINPRHPQRWSAFDDWARQLAAKGVRRVGGQLIGDDNAFAEPGWGLGWAWDDLAQGYGAPVSALQYNENQVELSIGPTTEVGGRAIITVSPPGSGLTIDHAVVTAAAGAESSVSLERVPGSPILKVRGQVALGAPPITEYAAVPNPTLLYLNAMREALARHDIFVGGNPIDIDDLRVAPDLSRATLLLEDRSAPLAEIVDVTLKWSRNIYAETLLRSMSPPGAPATSEGGLANVNETLRRWGISPDYYIARDGSGLSRYDYLTADALIGLLTYTFLDPAMAENFRSALPVAGVSGNLERRLKGTPAEGRVWAKTGSMSQVRSLAGYLLTADGEPIVFSFIVGGFRVPSREIDAAMDKAVLRLVQFTHPSLLP
- a CDS encoding DUF4340 domain-containing protein, with amino-acid sequence MRGLTSTIVLIVVLAGLGGYIYFVDSKRPEPGIDGGPAKEKVYSLAVDAVDEVKLTYNGETSLLRKSEGGWKMIQPAETEADPAEAVSLAQALANLELVRVVDENPTDLAQFGLAKPPIAVEFKAGGVTGSLMLGDKNATQGEMYALKGGDKKVFLVSSFQETNFNRTPFDLRDKKILKFDREKADALTLVRGDHTMELARTGSDWKVVKPVPSRSDYSAIEGLLTRLSTSNMSKLLETDAKDLAKYGLDQPVMTITVGAGSAKTVLEVGTTENDQTYARDAARPLVFTVDTTLQGDLTKSFDEYRKKELFELRSFYVTKIRAGLDAPGGPKTYELEKVKGEKAGDPDTWKVTRVGGASHTANAQAMDDLLAKLVALKAESFVDAKGKTGLDKPALVISASFDDGKFERVRFGQVGEAAFGKRDDEASVAKIDKASMEAAMLAFDMVVMPPAATDKAGEKK
- a CDS encoding Gldg family protein gives rise to the protein MANKIFGVVGWIGTILVFGAVAVRLVRPEWNQYATYMAWAGLAAVLLYMAGQWRDVADFYKGRGARYGTMSLVSIVVFLGILVAVNYLSTRQNKRWDFTANQVYSLSDQTIKILTGLKEPVTFVVFDREANFDRFRDRLDEFAYHSTNVKAEYVDPDRQPARAKEAQLQSYGTILVQYQGRTERVTSSEEQALTNALIKVVTGAAKKVYFTQGHSEKDTAGTDRAGYSSIGQALTGDNYGMESLVLVQQKTVPADATVVVIAGPSTDFFPPEIEALNAYVAGGGKVMVLLDPEAKPGPSTHPLLTQFLADWGIMAGNDVVLDASGMGQMLGTDASVPVAAQYPPHAISEGFRLVTAYPMARSMTPIEGGSNSHTAQPLVSTSAQSWSEADLSSLSGTGGAQVAFNADQGDKMGPITLGAAVSAAATAAPAPPAANGSPAAPDAERKPESRVVAIGDSDFAANFGLGIQGNRDFFMNAVNWLAQQENLIAIRPREPEDRRLTLTADQQQRIMLLCLFIIPGIVFASGVYTWWRRR
- a CDS encoding ABC transporter permease subunit; the encoded protein is MRNIAAIAQRELNAYFSSPIGYVLIGFFALLFGWFFYVPLAFFEQQSMQSAMNPGQAMNINQMLVAPAFMNTTVIMLLVFPLITMRTYSEEKRSGTIELLLTSPLTDVEIILGKFIGAMGLYTAMLSITLIHMAILFIFGNPEWKPIATGYLGLLLMGGCFLSLGLFISSLTKNQIVAAMATFAVFLMLWVLNWISTFVGPTTQAVLAHLSITEHFDDFAKGIIDTKHVIYYLSFIAFGLFLTMKSVDSERWRG
- a CDS encoding ABC transporter ATP-binding protein — encoded protein: MIEVQHLSKRYGPFTAVDDVSFRAESGEILGFLGPNGAGKTTTMRIITGYMPASEGTATVAGHDVFAEPIEAKRKTGYLPETPPLYPDMTVREYLTFVAKIKGVRKDIKGRVDEVMKRTWVADMADRHCGRLSKGYKQRVGLAQALIHNPEVLVLDEPTAGLDPKQIIETRQLIRELAGNHTIVLSTHILPEVSQTCQKVVIINKGKVVAIDTPDALTERLRGAVTMYLQAQGPVDDMQRALQSVTGVVRVNVADRKDDTGIFEVDTEKGADVRRELATTIVRGGWGLLELRPVRVSLEDIFLSLTTEEVATAEPAAVAAAEEVAGA
- a CDS encoding penicillin acylase family protein, translating into MRKYVKRILFATVVLLLLAAAAGWWWLRGSLPALDGQLALPGLHAPVEILIDGYGVPAAYARDSDDAWFAAGALHARDRLWQMELYRRVTLGRLSEVMGETTLQIDQRFLTLGLRQAAQDEWARATPAVRTALERYAEGVNAVASALTGRRRPAELQVLGIMPAPWTPVDSLAVGRLLAWRLAENHQAELVRGAVAAKLGETAARELGGRYPADGPSILGGVSAPQEATKSPTPTSPEGASLTEARRAEASWPAGLEWLRPGTKRGNSNNWVVAGRKTKSGRAILANDPHLPIEFPSVWYELHLVAADLDVTGVTIPGVPFVVLGHNARVGWGITNTNADVQDLFLERIDVGRKRAFSRGEWVPVEVTPADIPIRGHAQPFRFEVWKTRNGPIFADTGLNWDGPPSWLSPEGRPSDERRAYSIRWDAGGDLSVSFEAINRSTDWTSFTTAVESFAVPSSNLVYADVDGNIGYAMSGRLPVRASGDGSMPIDGASGAGAWSGTVPASALPRVINPPAGYISSANNEIDRGFPNLITKDWAAPFRATRLRDQLSQAEGVDLDAMLALQNDRRSLAADSVLAGIESAVASARGRDADAPWVAVLNQLAKWDRVVDARPVVTLYEAFEDALWRRTFVDEMDEPLFLAFYEWAGAERFAGLHVVLADRQARWFDDITTVDRRESRDEIFLLAARDAEERLQNDFGGANQRAWDQIHAARFEHPLGNAAFPLAWFFNRGPVPITGDGTTVMRVSWNRLRPFAAWEYPSWRQILHAGQWDESRVSLPSGQSGNPLSPHYFDQNAIWREGRYRLQPFSRSAVQAAARHRLLLVP